A single window of Camarhynchus parvulus chromosome 9, STF_HiC, whole genome shotgun sequence DNA harbors:
- the NMNAT3 gene encoding nicotinamide/nicotinic acid mononucleotide adenylyltransferase 3: MRSRIPVILLACGSFNPTTNMHMRLFELARDHLHQTVLPELKLLCGADFLQTFKTPNLWKEEDIKEIVGKFGLVCISRAGSDPSQLIQESDLLSKFQHNIFLVREWIQNEVSATQIRSALCRGLSVKYLIPDSVIAYIAQHNVYTAESERRNQGQLLQPLRLQNTAINPLRD; this comes from the exons atgaggagcaggatCCCTGTCATCCTCCTGGCCTGTGGCTCCTTTAACCCCACCACCAACATGCACATGCGTTTGTTTGAGCTGGCCAGAGACCACCTGCACCAGACAG TTCTACCAGAATTaaagctgctctgtggggctgaTTTTCTACAGACATTTAAAACACCCAATCTCTGGAAGGAAGAAGACATCAAAGAAATAGTGGGGAAGTTTGGTTTGGTCTGCATCAGCCGGGCTGGCTCTGATCCATCACAGCTCATCCAGGAATCAGACCTTTTATCTAAATTTCAGCACAATATTTTTCTAGTGAGAGAGTGGATCCAGAATGAAGTCAGTGCGACGCAGATCCgctctgccctgtgcagagGGCTGAGTGTGAAGTATCTGATCCCAGACTCTGTCATTGCCTACATTGCACAGCACAACGTCTACACAGCGGAGAGCGAGCGCAGGAACCAGGGGCaactgctgcagcccctcaggctgcaaaacacagcaataaACCCTCTGAGGGACTGA